In Microbacterium foliorum, the following proteins share a genomic window:
- a CDS encoding ATP-binding cassette domain-containing protein, whose protein sequence is MIRVQSLTKHYGERVAVNGIDFTVEPGTVTGFLGPNGAGKSTTMRMIVGLDRPTAGTAEVNGRAYADLPAPLREVGVLLDARSAHRRRTAYKHLRAIAATHAIGAARVREVIEIAGLDAVADRRVGGFSLGMNQRLGIAAALLGDPQTIILDEPVNGLDPDGILWIRGLLRQLAGEGKTVLLSSHLMSEMTQTADHLLVIGRGTILADGPLHDVVAGVTRSVVRVRTREVERLMSTLAGPRVTMTTHPDGAVEIDGLPAEEVARAAADAGIVLYEIATVEGSLEDAYLALTAHDTEYRATAHDATEGAGR, encoded by the coding sequence ATGATTCGAGTTCAGTCTCTGACGAAGCACTACGGCGAGAGGGTGGCCGTGAACGGCATCGACTTCACCGTCGAACCGGGCACGGTCACCGGATTCCTGGGACCCAACGGGGCCGGCAAGTCCACGACCATGAGGATGATCGTCGGCTTGGACCGGCCGACCGCGGGCACCGCGGAGGTCAACGGTCGGGCCTACGCGGATCTGCCCGCACCGCTGCGCGAGGTCGGCGTTCTGCTCGATGCGCGCTCGGCGCACCGGCGCCGCACCGCCTACAAGCACCTGCGGGCGATCGCGGCCACCCACGCCATCGGCGCCGCCCGCGTGCGTGAGGTGATCGAGATCGCAGGACTGGATGCTGTGGCGGACAGGCGGGTCGGCGGATTCTCGCTCGGCATGAACCAGCGGCTGGGGATCGCCGCGGCTCTGCTCGGGGACCCGCAGACGATCATCCTCGACGAGCCGGTGAACGGCCTCGACCCCGACGGCATCCTGTGGATCCGCGGCCTGCTGCGGCAGCTGGCGGGGGAGGGGAAGACCGTGCTGCTCTCGTCGCATCTGATGAGCGAGATGACCCAGACGGCCGACCATCTGCTGGTCATCGGCCGAGGGACGATTCTGGCCGACGGGCCGCTGCACGACGTGGTCGCGGGTGTGACCCGATCCGTGGTGCGCGTGAGGACCAGAGAGGTCGAGCGACTCATGAGCACCCTCGCGGGCCCCCGGGTCACCATGACGACGCACCCGGATGGCGCGGTCGAGATCGACGGCCTCCCCGCCGAGGAGGTGGCGCGTGCCGCGGCCGATGCGGGCATCGTGCTGTACGAGATCGCCACCGTCGAGGGCTCGCTCGAAGACGCCTACCTCGCCCTCACCGCTCACGACACCGAATACCGCGCGACCGCGCACGACGCCACCGAAGGAGCCGGACGATGA
- a CDS encoding sensor histidine kinase has translation MTPRRSDLVALGAYSAVSLALGYLSLESSLTTPAWALVTLLVAGISAILVSRRHPLVALIAVIVLLPLSFAGGSGAEAVLAVGALYRCGVDLRPRQAWTAFAAAAVSGTLAALVLAIRVRLGPPLLGLAPRVDLDAWPLDWLGIATVVVAVSLMSTLVGLNVGHRRRELRALVERAEQMRRERDQEAHIAAALERERIAREMHDVIAHSLAVMVAVADGAQASAAARPEESRRAIGRVAETGRRTLVEMRRLLTTVRGEGDPVDRQPTQASMERVPSLIEESRIAGLPVRLEQTGAIDADAVVGLTVYRIVQEALTNVLRHARDVQDVVVRISITDEDVSIVVEDRSAPAPPVVDPGRGLVGIRERAAFYDGHVEAGPRPGGGWRVFVRLQTEDR, from the coding sequence ATGACACCGCGGCGATCCGACCTCGTGGCTCTCGGGGCGTACTCGGCGGTCTCGCTGGCCCTCGGCTACCTGTCGCTCGAGTCGTCGCTGACCACACCCGCGTGGGCGCTCGTGACGCTGCTCGTCGCCGGCATCTCGGCGATCCTCGTCTCGCGTCGGCATCCTCTCGTGGCCCTCATCGCCGTCATCGTCCTTCTCCCGCTGTCATTCGCCGGCGGATCAGGCGCCGAAGCGGTGCTCGCCGTGGGGGCGCTGTACCGGTGTGGAGTCGACCTCCGGCCGCGGCAGGCCTGGACGGCGTTCGCCGCGGCCGCGGTGTCGGGCACGCTCGCGGCGCTGGTGCTGGCGATCCGCGTGCGCCTCGGCCCGCCGCTGCTCGGGCTGGCGCCGCGAGTGGACCTCGACGCCTGGCCCCTCGACTGGCTCGGCATCGCCACCGTGGTGGTCGCGGTCTCGCTGATGTCCACCCTCGTCGGGCTCAACGTCGGCCACCGGCGGCGGGAGCTGCGCGCACTCGTGGAACGAGCGGAGCAGATGCGCCGCGAGCGCGACCAGGAGGCGCACATCGCCGCCGCGCTCGAGCGCGAGCGCATCGCGCGGGAGATGCACGACGTGATCGCCCACAGCCTCGCCGTGATGGTCGCGGTCGCCGACGGGGCGCAGGCTTCTGCAGCCGCTCGGCCAGAGGAATCCCGCCGGGCGATCGGGCGGGTCGCCGAGACCGGGCGCCGAACCCTCGTCGAGATGAGGCGCCTGCTGACGACGGTGCGCGGCGAGGGCGACCCGGTCGACCGTCAGCCGACGCAGGCGAGCATGGAGCGCGTCCCGTCTCTCATCGAAGAGTCGCGGATCGCGGGTCTGCCGGTGCGACTCGAGCAGACGGGCGCCATCGACGCCGATGCCGTGGTGGGGCTGACGGTCTACCGCATCGTGCAGGAGGCGCTGACGAACGTCCTGCGGCACGCGCGCGACGTGCAGGATGTCGTGGTGAGGATCAGCATCACGGACGAGGATGTGTCGATCGTCGTGGAGGACAGGTCTGCGCCGGCCCCGCCGGTCGTCGACCCGGGCCGTGGCCTGGTCGGCATCCGCGAGCGCGCCGCGTTCTACGACGGGCACGTCGAGGCCGGGCCTCGACCGGGCGGGGGCTGGCGCGTGTTCGTACGACTGCAGACGGAGGACCGATGA
- a CDS encoding ABC transporter permease, with translation MTLTTSPRRADARTRRPAFTHVLRSEWIKLFSLPSSVLALAAIFLIGVGGSLFLGVTLESSGAPSVLLIERTMADVTVPTVVLGQIIAGILGVMLIGAEYASGSIQPTFVAVPDRLRVLGAKAVVVFIAATATALVTVFSAWALTTPIYAQFGLAAPLTAPGVVVALLSSAGYLGLCALFGVGIGTLVRSTTAGAIIVFLATLLLPVLTSLLPYGLLSRALRIAQLGNAGDAMSRVGADGGPFLDLWSGHISVGAGWLIASIWAAIALAAGAIALRKRDV, from the coding sequence ATGACCCTCACCACGAGTCCCCGACGAGCGGATGCGCGCACTCGGCGCCCCGCGTTCACCCACGTGCTGCGGTCGGAGTGGATCAAGCTGTTCAGCCTGCCCTCCTCCGTGCTCGCCCTCGCGGCGATCTTCCTCATCGGGGTCGGTGGCAGCCTGTTCCTCGGCGTGACGCTCGAGTCGTCGGGTGCTCCGTCGGTGCTCCTGATCGAGCGCACCATGGCCGACGTCACGGTGCCGACCGTCGTCCTCGGCCAGATCATCGCCGGTATCCTCGGAGTCATGCTGATCGGCGCCGAGTACGCATCGGGCTCGATTCAGCCCACGTTCGTCGCGGTGCCCGACCGGTTGCGCGTCCTTGGCGCGAAGGCGGTCGTGGTATTCATCGCCGCCACTGCGACCGCCCTCGTCACCGTGTTCAGCGCATGGGCGCTCACCACGCCGATCTATGCGCAGTTCGGCCTCGCGGCACCGCTCACCGCACCCGGGGTCGTGGTCGCGCTGCTCAGCTCTGCGGGGTATCTCGGGCTCTGCGCACTGTTCGGGGTGGGCATCGGCACTCTCGTGCGATCGACGACCGCGGGAGCGATCATCGTCTTCCTGGCCACGCTGCTGCTGCCCGTGCTGACGTCGCTGCTTCCGTACGGGCTGCTCTCCCGCGCTCTGCGCATCGCCCAGCTGGGCAATGCGGGCGATGCGATGAGCCGGGTCGGCGCTGACGGCGGTCCGTTCCTCGACCTGTGGAGCGGTCACATCAGCGTGGGTGCAGGCTGGCTGATCGCGTCGATCTGGGCGGCGATCGCGCTCGCCGCGGGCGCGATCGCACTGCGCAAGAGAGACGTATGA
- a CDS encoding TIGR03885 family FMN-dependent LLM class oxidoreductase, with product MVFIGFHASHEQIAPSALLDAVIDAERAGFDGAMCSDHLAPWTRAQGESGFALSWIAAALACTEFSIGMVNAPGQRYHPVMIAQAFATLEEMFPGRFWAAMGSGEAVNEHVTGEGWPAKQIRNERLRESVDVIRRLIDGEEVDHDGLVRVHRARVWSRPAEPPPLFATAVSAETAEWAASWAQGLATVAQEPAALQRVVDAYRGAGGSGPCILQVHVSLADSDAAAFAIAREQWTNGLLSPPETWDLEQPEDFEAAVAGLDKNDLRKAVLVDHDATALAGRVADLAEIGFDRVYLHHVGTEQSYFLAAAESELIPALKERL from the coding sequence ATGGTCTTCATCGGTTTTCATGCCTCGCACGAGCAGATCGCACCGAGCGCGCTTCTCGACGCGGTGATCGATGCCGAGCGCGCGGGCTTCGACGGAGCCATGTGCTCCGACCACCTCGCGCCGTGGACCCGGGCGCAGGGCGAGTCCGGTTTCGCGCTGAGCTGGATCGCGGCCGCGCTCGCCTGCACGGAGTTCTCGATCGGGATGGTCAACGCTCCGGGCCAGCGCTACCACCCCGTGATGATCGCTCAGGCGTTCGCGACCCTCGAGGAGATGTTCCCCGGTCGCTTCTGGGCGGCGATGGGCAGCGGCGAGGCGGTCAACGAGCACGTGACGGGCGAGGGGTGGCCGGCCAAGCAGATCCGCAACGAACGACTGCGCGAGAGCGTCGACGTGATCCGCCGGCTGATCGACGGCGAGGAGGTCGATCACGACGGCCTGGTGCGCGTGCACCGAGCACGAGTGTGGAGCAGACCGGCCGAGCCGCCGCCGCTGTTCGCGACAGCAGTGAGCGCCGAGACCGCGGAATGGGCGGCGTCGTGGGCGCAGGGCCTGGCGACGGTCGCTCAGGAGCCCGCCGCGCTGCAGCGGGTCGTCGACGCCTACCGAGGCGCCGGGGGCTCCGGCCCTTGCATCCTGCAGGTGCACGTCAGCCTCGCGGACAGCGACGCGGCGGCATTCGCGATCGCTCGCGAGCAGTGGACCAACGGTCTGCTCTCGCCCCCGGAGACGTGGGATCTCGAGCAGCCCGAGGATTTCGAGGCGGCGGTGGCGGGCCTCGACAAGAACGATCTGCGAAAGGCCGTGCTGGTCGACCACGACGCCACCGCGCTGGCCGGTCGCGTCGCCGACCTCGCGGAGATCGGATTCGATCGCGTGTACCTGCACCACGTCGGCACCGAGCAGTCGTACTTCCTCGCCGCTGCCGAATCCGAGCTCATCCCCGCACTCAAGGAGCGACTGTGA
- a CDS encoding formimidoylglutamate deiminase, with protein MRVWADRLVRAGTVERGVLWETDAAGLVVSEATGTAAPADATILELAAPGFADAHSHAFHRALRGRTHESGSFWTWRELMYRAAGRLDPTTYREFAAAVLCEMALSGWTTVGEFHYVHHRPDGSPYGDHAMEIALADAAVEAGIRLVLLDTCYLAGGIGAPLTPEQARFGDRDADAWLARWHSLREALADRSELVTLGAALHSVRAVPRDALAHIARELPDDVPLHIHLSEQPAENADCIAAYGLTPTELLAEEGVLSRRLSVVHATHLTDNDIRLLGDAGVHAVFCPTTEADLGDGIGPAVELIAAGARLAVGSDQNAVIDPLLELRGLEAGERLRSLRRGRIAPASLWRIGSAGGYGSLGLAEPARVGGPLDLVELDPSSLRTAGSRAEQLPLTATGADVTRTIVGGRTITHDEKAVAERLHRCIAELFEEN; from the coding sequence ATGAGGGTCTGGGCTGATCGGCTCGTACGTGCGGGCACCGTCGAGCGCGGAGTCCTGTGGGAGACGGATGCCGCGGGGCTGGTCGTCTCAGAGGCCACCGGCACAGCGGCTCCGGCGGATGCCACGATCCTCGAGCTCGCGGCCCCCGGTTTCGCCGACGCGCACTCGCATGCCTTCCACAGGGCTCTTCGCGGGCGCACTCACGAGTCCGGGTCGTTCTGGACATGGCGAGAGCTCATGTACCGAGCGGCAGGGCGTCTCGATCCCACGACGTATCGGGAGTTCGCCGCAGCCGTGTTGTGCGAGATGGCCCTATCGGGATGGACGACCGTCGGAGAGTTCCACTACGTCCACCACCGCCCCGACGGCTCCCCCTACGGCGACCACGCGATGGAGATCGCCCTCGCCGACGCCGCGGTCGAAGCCGGCATCCGCCTGGTCCTGCTCGACACGTGCTATCTCGCGGGAGGCATCGGGGCACCGCTCACCCCGGAACAGGCGCGTTTCGGCGACCGAGATGCCGACGCGTGGCTCGCGCGATGGCACTCGTTGCGCGAAGCCCTGGCCGACAGGTCCGAACTCGTCACGCTCGGCGCGGCGCTCCACTCGGTGCGCGCGGTGCCCCGTGATGCCCTCGCCCACATCGCACGCGAACTGCCCGATGACGTACCGCTGCACATCCACCTGTCGGAGCAGCCTGCCGAGAACGCCGACTGCATCGCCGCGTACGGCCTGACCCCGACGGAGCTTCTCGCCGAAGAGGGAGTGCTCTCGCGGCGCCTCTCGGTCGTCCATGCGACTCACCTCACCGACAACGACATCCGCCTGCTCGGAGACGCAGGCGTGCACGCTGTGTTCTGTCCCACGACAGAGGCGGATCTCGGCGACGGCATCGGCCCGGCCGTCGAGCTGATCGCGGCGGGGGCCAGACTGGCGGTGGGCTCGGATCAGAATGCCGTCATCGACCCGCTGCTCGAGCTACGGGGCCTCGAGGCCGGCGAGCGGCTGCGCTCGCTGCGCCGCGGGCGCATCGCGCCGGCATCCCTCTGGCGCATCGGCTCAGCCGGTGGCTACGGTTCGCTCGGTCTCGCCGAGCCGGCGCGCGTGGGAGGTCCGCTCGACCTCGTCGAACTCGACCCGAGCTCGCTCCGCACGGCGGGCAGCAGGGCGGAACAGCTGCCGTTGACCGCGACCGGCGCAGACGTCACCCGCACGATCGTGGGTGGCCGCACCATCACGCACGACGAGAAGGCGGTCGCAGAGCGCCTGCACAGATGCATCGCCGAGCTGTTCGAGGAGAACTGA
- a CDS encoding Atu4866 domain-containing protein: protein MAETAPHPYVGMWHTADAHVRHELLPDGRYVEARGSRESAYTGRYTVSGDHIDYVDDTGFTADGDFVDGVLYHAGMILRRI from the coding sequence ATGGCTGAGACCGCGCCGCACCCCTACGTAGGCATGTGGCACACAGCCGATGCCCACGTTCGACATGAGCTGCTGCCTGACGGGCGTTACGTCGAGGCGCGGGGGAGTCGGGAGTCCGCCTACACCGGCAGATACACCGTCTCGGGTGATCACATCGACTATGTAGACGACACAGGGTTCACGGCAGACGGCGACTTCGTCGACGGTGTCCTGTATCACGCCGGGATGATCCTGCGTCGTATCTGA
- a CDS encoding allantoate amidohydrolase → MTEFDALQLLREIEDIGRDGRRGGYSRHVFDDAERDLRDWFVERAQRLGLRVTTDRNANLWAWWGEPGPDAFVTGSHLDSVPGGGAHDGPLGVVSALAAVERLKAGGFVPSRPFAVVVFAEEEGSRFGVACLGSRLLSGAMTPDRLAQLTDASGQRYIDVARDASLPEPGYDAEALSRIGMYVELHVEQGKGLVDLDSPVAVGSSILEHGRWRIDVRGQGNHAGTTEISDRHDPMLPAAAAVLAARRAALVRIGSRATIGRLEPMPGGTNVIASRVSAWMDVRADSEADTRDIVDEVRAAVIEAAAAEGCEASVIEESYSGEVLFDPQLRDRIATTLGGVPVLPTGAGHDAGVLAAHVPTAMLFVRNPSGVSHAPEEGADDAAVQAGVDALVRTIEDLS, encoded by the coding sequence GTGACCGAGTTCGATGCACTCCAGCTTCTCCGAGAGATAGAAGACATCGGCCGAGACGGGCGACGGGGCGGGTACTCGCGGCATGTGTTCGACGACGCCGAGCGCGACCTTCGCGACTGGTTCGTCGAACGCGCTCAGCGGCTCGGCCTGCGGGTCACCACCGACCGCAATGCCAATCTGTGGGCCTGGTGGGGAGAGCCGGGGCCCGATGCCTTCGTCACGGGCAGCCACCTCGATTCCGTGCCCGGTGGCGGCGCGCACGACGGCCCTCTCGGTGTCGTCAGTGCGCTGGCCGCCGTCGAGCGCCTCAAAGCCGGCGGATTCGTGCCGAGCCGCCCGTTCGCGGTGGTCGTGTTCGCCGAAGAGGAGGGTTCGCGGTTCGGCGTCGCGTGTCTGGGATCGCGCCTTCTCTCCGGCGCGATGACCCCCGACCGCCTGGCACAGCTGACGGATGCCTCGGGTCAGCGGTACATCGATGTCGCACGCGACGCATCGCTGCCCGAACCCGGCTACGACGCCGAGGCGCTCTCGCGCATCGGGATGTACGTCGAACTCCACGTCGAGCAGGGCAAGGGACTGGTCGACCTCGACAGCCCCGTCGCGGTCGGCTCGTCGATCCTCGAGCACGGCCGGTGGCGCATCGACGTGCGCGGCCAGGGCAATCACGCGGGCACCACCGAGATCTCCGATCGCCACGACCCGATGCTGCCGGCTGCGGCCGCAGTACTCGCCGCGCGGCGGGCCGCTCTCGTGCGTATCGGCTCGCGGGCGACGATCGGCCGTCTCGAGCCGATGCCCGGTGGCACCAACGTCATCGCGTCTCGGGTGTCGGCATGGATGGATGTCCGCGCCGATTCCGAAGCGGACACTCGCGACATCGTCGACGAGGTGCGGGCCGCGGTCATCGAAGCGGCCGCGGCTGAGGGCTGCGAGGCGTCCGTGATCGAAGAGTCCTACAGTGGCGAGGTCCTCTTCGACCCGCAGCTGCGCGACCGCATCGCCACGACCCTCGGCGGCGTTCCCGTCCTCCCCACCGGGGCCGGGCACGACGCGGGCGTCCTCGCGGCGCACGTGCCGACGGCGATGCTCTTCGTGCGCAACCCCTCCGGCGTCTCGCATGCTCCCGAGGAGGGCGCCGACGATGCGGCCGTGCAGGCCGGTGTCGACGCCCTCGTGCGGACCATCGAGGATCTGTCATGA
- a CDS encoding IclR family transcriptional regulator, whose translation MSEQSTRTVERALSLLANVCETGSTTLADASRAVDLAPSTALRLLRTLESSGFVRRDDEGSYRAGSRLMQLGARALGHESLIDVCHEEMVGLEEATGESVYLSVEGHAASALYISIVEGSHSVRHSNWVGRTIPLEGSAAGLVLRGETPPEGFVVVERGIERDVTAIASPIAAGERIVAVISILVPSYRMTEKSSQQCGALLAAAARRMSAGLTNGTALQEQS comes from the coding sequence ATCAGCGAACAGTCCACGCGCACCGTAGAACGGGCGCTCTCGCTCCTCGCCAACGTGTGCGAGACGGGAAGCACCACCCTCGCGGATGCGTCCAGGGCGGTCGACCTCGCGCCGAGCACCGCGCTGCGGCTGCTTCGCACACTCGAGTCCAGCGGCTTCGTACGGCGCGACGACGAAGGCAGCTATCGTGCCGGCTCCCGACTGATGCAGCTCGGCGCGCGGGCTCTCGGTCACGAGTCCTTGATCGACGTGTGCCACGAAGAGATGGTCGGGCTCGAAGAGGCGACCGGCGAATCGGTCTACCTGAGCGTCGAGGGGCACGCGGCATCCGCCCTCTACATCAGCATCGTCGAGGGGTCCCACTCCGTCCGGCACTCGAACTGGGTCGGCCGCACAATCCCTCTCGAAGGGTCCGCGGCCGGACTCGTCCTCCGCGGCGAGACGCCCCCCGAAGGCTTCGTGGTCGTCGAGCGGGGCATCGAGCGCGACGTGACCGCCATCGCATCGCCCATCGCCGCGGGTGAACGCATCGTGGCCGTCATCAGCATCCTCGTGCCGAGTTACCGGATGACCGAGAAGTCGTCCCAGCAGTGCGGCGCGCTTCTCGCAGCAGCCGCCCGCCGCATGTCGGCCGGGCTCACCAACGGCACCGCCCTCCAGGAGCAGTCATGA
- a CDS encoding Atu4866 domain-containing protein yields the protein MNKAFTPELLQSIIENQAEYLRPLLFVGAHVHLFDSQVGDMENADILLGVGFIVGTGPGIVTAAGDDNALVIDCAGMVIVPMVMDARTVLGLNEDRSSDVGTLWPGNTGSFAIVDSELARDASTAVATVLAQPESVAAVVIDGKVVLWNGERTVNAPARPDRTHAGEVAPSTSPYLGMWIDESDFLHQELTADGRYDETRGGRPHAYQGNFWIDGDRIDYLDDLGFWAFGEFVDGVLHHGPYTLTRR from the coding sequence ATGAACAAGGCATTCACGCCCGAATTGCTGCAGAGCATCATCGAGAATCAGGCCGAGTACCTTCGGCCGTTGCTGTTCGTCGGTGCACACGTCCACCTGTTCGACTCGCAGGTGGGCGACATGGAAAACGCCGACATCCTGCTCGGCGTGGGCTTCATCGTCGGCACCGGACCGGGAATCGTGACGGCTGCGGGCGACGACAACGCTCTTGTCATCGACTGCGCAGGCATGGTGATCGTGCCCATGGTGATGGACGCCCGTACCGTGCTCGGCCTCAACGAGGACCGCTCATCTGACGTCGGCACTCTGTGGCCGGGCAACACGGGCAGCTTCGCGATCGTCGACTCGGAGCTGGCGCGCGATGCCTCCACCGCAGTCGCCACGGTGCTCGCGCAGCCCGAGTCCGTCGCGGCGGTCGTCATCGACGGCAAGGTCGTGCTCTGGAACGGCGAGCGGACGGTCAACGCCCCGGCGCGTCCGGACCGGACGCACGCAGGAGAGGTCGCTCCGTCGACCAGCCCCTACCTGGGAATGTGGATCGACGAGTCGGACTTCCTGCACCAGGAGCTGACGGCTGACGGACGCTACGACGAGACACGTGGCGGTCGCCCGCACGCCTACCAGGGCAATTTCTGGATCGACGGCGACCGGATCGACTACCTCGATGATCTCGGCTTCTGGGCGTTCGGTGAGTTCGTCGACGGTGTCCTGCACCACGGGCCCTACACACTCACTCGTCGCTGA
- a CDS encoding amidohydrolase family protein, with product MNVTLADFTAARDADRPILISGAAIVTMDPNVPDLDTGDVLIVGSRIVALGSDLREDPQHAADARSALVIDARGAIVSPGFVDTHRHAWEAQLRRSIPDVTDLGAYVMSTLAGIAPSYTPEDMRVGTRLAALTALDSGITTMLDFSHNSRSVAHSDAAVNALIDSGIRGVHASMGPHFGDWEKQWPADMGRLVRDFHGAADGLITVRLAALSTDEIAGPTLAFGPELAALARELGVSTSIDAVFGSSSSEAILQWATQGILDPTLTLIHSTGLTSTAWAAMGDAGVTVSLAPTSDAQIGLETAIPAIDEALAVGIRPGLSIDVEVALASDMFTQMRALHAIQRMRATSASYGTDIVLPRITTRDVLDFATLQGARTNGLGEVTGSLTPGKQADLLIVRADDINNMPLNDAVGTLVLGSDPRNIETVLVAGHARKWAGRLVDVDIEALREEVVRSRDDITARVASL from the coding sequence ATGAACGTCACACTCGCCGACTTCACGGCGGCACGCGACGCTGATCGACCCATCCTCATCAGCGGAGCAGCCATCGTCACCATGGACCCGAACGTGCCCGATCTCGATACCGGCGACGTCCTGATCGTCGGGTCGCGCATCGTCGCCCTCGGTTCCGACCTGCGCGAAGATCCTCAGCACGCAGCCGATGCGCGCTCTGCTCTCGTGATCGATGCCCGCGGTGCGATCGTCAGCCCAGGGTTCGTCGACACCCACCGCCATGCCTGGGAGGCGCAGCTCCGTCGCAGCATTCCCGACGTGACCGACCTCGGTGCCTACGTCATGTCGACGCTCGCCGGAATCGCTCCGAGCTACACGCCCGAAGACATGCGTGTGGGCACCCGGCTCGCCGCTCTGACAGCCCTCGACTCCGGCATCACGACAATGCTCGACTTCTCTCACAACTCGCGCAGCGTCGCTCATTCCGACGCCGCGGTGAACGCGCTCATCGATTCCGGAATCCGCGGGGTGCACGCGTCCATGGGACCGCACTTCGGCGACTGGGAGAAGCAGTGGCCCGCCGATATGGGGCGCCTCGTGCGGGACTTCCACGGTGCCGCCGATGGACTCATCACCGTGCGGCTCGCGGCACTGTCGACAGACGAGATCGCCGGGCCCACGCTCGCGTTCGGGCCGGAGCTCGCCGCGCTCGCTCGTGAGCTGGGAGTGAGCACGAGCATCGACGCGGTCTTCGGCAGTTCGTCGTCCGAAGCGATCTTGCAGTGGGCCACGCAGGGCATCCTCGACCCGACGCTCACCCTGATCCACTCGACGGGACTCACCTCCACGGCGTGGGCGGCGATGGGCGACGCCGGGGTGACGGTGTCTCTGGCCCCGACGTCCGACGCGCAGATCGGCTTGGAAACGGCGATCCCCGCAATCGATGAGGCTCTCGCTGTCGGCATCCGGCCCGGACTGAGCATCGACGTCGAGGTGGCGCTCGCCAGTGACATGTTCACGCAGATGCGTGCCCTGCACGCGATCCAGCGGATGCGCGCAACATCGGCTTCATACGGCACAGACATCGTGCTGCCGCGAATCACCACCCGGGACGTCCTCGATTTCGCGACCCTGCAAGGGGCCCGCACAAACGGCCTCGGCGAGGTCACCGGCTCGCTCACTCCAGGCAAGCAGGCGGACCTGCTCATCGTCCGCGCGGACGACATCAACAACATGCCGCTCAACGACGCTGTGGGCACGCTCGTGCTCGGCTCGGACCCGCGCAACATCGAGACGGTGCTGGTTGCCGGGCACGCGCGGAAGTGGGCGGGCCGTCTCGTCGACGTGGACATCGAAGCCCTCCGCGAAGAGGTCGTTCGCTCGCGCGACGACATCACCGCACGGGTCGCCTCTCTCTGA
- a CDS encoding response regulator transcription factor → MTTSDAHAARIRVLIADDQELVRYGLRLVLEAEDDIHVVGEASDGASAVDAAIALGPDVILMDVRMPGKDGIEATSDLTARLPRTRVLVLTTYDLDEFAFGALQAGAAGFLLKNTRPDELVAAIRTVATGDAVVAPRITSKLIEVALPHLAPRTHQARDDALSVLTDRERDVFVHIGRGLTNTEIAKAMHLSESTVKAHFGRILVKLDLPHRVQAVILAYELGVVRPTGQ, encoded by the coding sequence ATGACGACATCCGATGCCCACGCCGCCCGGATCCGGGTGCTGATCGCCGACGATCAGGAGCTGGTTCGCTACGGGCTCCGTCTCGTGCTCGAGGCCGAGGACGACATACACGTCGTGGGCGAAGCCTCCGACGGAGCGTCTGCCGTCGACGCCGCGATCGCGCTGGGTCCTGACGTGATCCTGATGGATGTGCGCATGCCCGGCAAGGACGGCATCGAGGCGACGAGCGATCTCACCGCGCGGCTGCCACGCACCCGGGTGCTCGTGCTGACCACCTACGACCTCGACGAATTCGCCTTCGGGGCACTGCAGGCCGGAGCCGCAGGGTTCCTGCTCAAGAACACGCGACCGGACGAACTCGTCGCCGCGATCCGCACGGTTGCGACGGGCGACGCCGTGGTGGCTCCGCGGATCACCTCGAAGCTCATCGAAGTCGCCCTGCCGCACCTGGCCCCCCGCACCCACCAGGCTCGGGACGATGCCCTCTCGGTGCTGACAGACCGGGAACGCGACGTCTTCGTGCACATCGGGCGCGGCCTCACGAACACCGAGATCGCCAAGGCCATGCATCTGAGCGAATCCACGGTGAAGGCCCACTTCGGCCGCATCCTCGTGAAACTCGACCTGCCCCACCGTGTGCAGGCGGTCATCCTGGCGTACGAGCTCGGCGTCGTCAGGCCCACCGGCCAGTAG